In the genome of Megalops cyprinoides isolate fMegCyp1 chromosome 7, fMegCyp1.pri, whole genome shotgun sequence, one region contains:
- the LOC118781081 gene encoding potassium voltage-gated channel subfamily A member 3: MDDHLSLLHSPPPSSAKHRGNNIVNHGYTETEQDIMTVVACDNMLEETAALPGHQSLDRYEPDHECCERVVINISGLRFETQLKTLAQFPETLLGDPKKRMRYFDPLRNEYFFDRNRPSFDAILYYYQSGGRIRRPVNVPIDIFSEEIRFYELGEEAMEKFREDEGFIKEEERPLPSNEFQRQVWLLFEYPESSGPARGIAIVSVLVILISIVIFCLETLPEFRDDKDPSTVAPIINGTAPYLTSPFSDPFFVVETLCIIWFSFELLVRFFACPSKATFSKNIMNIIDIVAIIPYFITLGTELAERQGNGQQAMSLAILRVIRLVRVFRIFKLSRHSKGLQILGQTLKASMRELGLLIFFLFIGVILFSSAVYFAEADDPDSGFNSIPDAFWWAVVTMTTVGYGDMHPVTIGGKIVGSLCAIAGVLTIALPVPVIVSNFNYFYHRETEGEEQAQYLHVGSCQPLSSNEELKKTRSTSSLSKSEYMVIEEGINSAFKQPNFAAQNNQNCVNIKKIFTDV, encoded by the coding sequence ATGGACGACCACCTCAGCCTCCTTCACTCGCCTCCGCCTTCCTCAGCCAAGCACAGGGGCAACAACATCGTGAACCACGGTTACACCGAGACCGAGCAGGACATCATGACAGTTGTTGCTTGCGATAACATGTTGGAGGAGACGGCAGCGCTACCGGGGCACCAGTCTTTGGACCGCTATGAGCCCGACCACGAGTGCTGCGAGAGGGTGGTCATCAACATTTCCGGCTTGCGCTTCGAGACGCAACTCAAAACTCTCGCACAGTTCCCCGAGACTTTGCTCGGGGACCCCAAAAAGAGAATGCGCTACTTCGACCCCCTGAGAAACGAATACTTTTTCGACAGGAACCGTCCCAGCTTCGATGCCATCCTCTACTACTACCAGTCAGGGGGGCGTATCCGGAGACCTGTTAACGTCCCCATTGACATTTTCTCTGAGGAAATACGGTTTTATGAACTCGGCGAGGAGGCGATGGAGAAATTCCGGGAGGACGAGGGGTTCATCAAAGAAGAAGAACGTCCTTTACCCAGCAATGAATTTCAGAGGCAAGTGTGGCTGTTGTTTGAGTACCCCGAGAGTTCGGGTCCAGCCCGGGGAATCGCCATCGTCTCCGTGCTGGTCATTTTAATCTCCATCGTAATATTCTGTCTGGAAACTTTGCCCGAATTCCGGGACGACAAAGACCCCAGCACCGTAGCGCCCATTATAAACGGAACGGCCCCCTACCTCACAAGTCCTTTCTCGGATCCTTTCTTTGTGGTAGAGACACTGTGCATAATCTGGTTCTCGTTTGAACTGCTGGTCAGGTTTTTCGCCTGCCCCAGCAAAGCCACGTTTTCGAAAAATATCATGAACATTATCGACATCGTGGCCATCATCCCTTATTTTATCACACTGGGGACTGAGCTAGCGGAGAGACAGGGGAACGGGCAACAGGCGATGTCCTTGGCCATTCTCCGGGTAATCAGGCTCGTGAGGGTCTTTCGCATTTTCAAGCTCTCCCGGCACTCAAAGGGGCTTCAGATTTTGGGACAGACACTGAAGGCCAGCATGAGGGAGCTGGGACTTTTgattttcttcctcttcatcgGGGTTATTCTCTTCTCCAGCGCCGTCTACTTCGCCGAAGCGGACGACCCTGACTCCGGCTTCAACAGCATCCCCGATGCGTTCTGGTGGGCTGtggtcaccatgacaacagtcGGCTACGGAGACATGCACCCTGTAACTATAGGGGGTAAAATCGTCGGGTCCCTGTGTGCAATCGCGGGCGTGTTAACCATTGCCCTGCCGGTGCCAGTGATTGTGTCTAATTTTAACTACTTCTACcacagagagacggagggggAAGAGCAGGCACAATACTTACACGTTGGCAGCTGCCAACCTTTGTCCTCCAATGAGGAACTAAAAAAGACACGTAGCACGTCCTCTCTCAGCAAGTCGGAGTACATGGTCATAGAGGAAGGAATCAACAGTGCTTTCAAACAGCCCAACTTCGCCGCACAGAACAATCAGAACTGCGTGAACATCAAAAAGATTTTCACAGATGTGTAA